One Sulfitobacter sp. M39 genomic window, CGCAACCGATGCTTTTTTGGTGCCCGCGGTCGGGGCTTTGGGTGCAGGGGCCGGATCGCCCGGCGCGACGCTGCCTGTTTCGGGTTTGCCCACAGCTTCGGTGCCGTCAGCCTCCCCCGGTGCTTCGGAGCGTTGATCCGAGGCATCGCCAACATCACGTGGTGCGTCTTCCTCTGCGGCGGTACGACCGCCTTGGGCACCGTCAGGGCCTTCGGGTGGCATATTGTCATCCCGCGCAACAGGCTGTTCCTTGTCGGAACCGGCGCTGTCTGCACCATCTTTACCCTGCCAGGGGGCAGTCAGCGGCACTTCGGTACCATCGATGCGCTTGAGCGTATCGCCGATGTCCACGGCCAGCTGCGCGCTGGCGTTATATTGTGTCTTACCACTGTCGTGATCGGTTAGGCTGGTCAGCCCGGACAGCGGTTCAGAGGCATAGCGCCCGTTCTGCGGCCCGGGTACAGGCACCTGCCCCGCCGCCATCTCGTCGATCATGGCGCGGAAGCCGTCGACGGTCAGATCTTCGTAATAGTCCTTGCCGATCTGCGCCATCGGCGCGTTCGAACAGGCCCCCAGACATTCGACTTCTTCCCACGAGAATTTGCCGTCTGCGCTGATCTGATGGGCCTTGGGCGCGATGCGTTCCTTGCAGACCTCGATCAGGTCTTCAGCACCGCAGATCATGCAGGATGTCGTGCCGCAAATCTGGAAATGCGCGACCTCGCCCACAGGCTGAAGCTGGAACATAAAATAGAATGTCGCGACCTCGAGCCCGCGGATATAGGCCATGCCCAGCATTTCAGAGACATGTTCGATTGCAGGGCGGCTCAGCCAGCCTTCTTGTTCCTGCGCACGCCACAGCAAAGGGATGATCGCGCTGGCCTGACGGCCTTCGGGGTATTTCGTGATCTGCGCTTCGGCCCAAGCCTGGTTGGCGGGGGTGAAGGCAAAGCTTGTCGGTTGGTCAGGGTGCAAACGGCGCAGCATCAGATCAGGCTTTCGTTCTTGCGGAAACGGCGGGCGCCTCCGGCGGGAGTTTATTTGGCAAAATGAAGAGGACCCGGCTCAACGGTCGACCTCTCCGAAAACGATGTCCATGGTGCCGATGATCGCCGCGACATCCGCCAGCTGGTGCCCCTTGGCGATGTAATCCATCGCTTGCAGGTGCAGGTAGCCGGGCGCGCGCAGTTTGGCACGGTAGGGTTTGTTCGAACCATCCGCCACAAGGTAGACGCCGAATTCGCCCTTTGGGGCCTCGACAGCGCAATAGACTTCGCCGGCGGGGACGTGGAACCCTTCGGTGTAGAGCTTGAAGTGGTGGATCAGGCTTTCCATGTCGGTTTTCATCGCGGTCCGGCTGGGGGGCGTGATCTTGCCCCGCGCCAATACATCGCCCTGCCCTTCGGGCGCGCGCAGCTTCTCGATGGCTTGCTGGATGATGTAGGTGGACTGGCGCATTTCTTCCATGCGGACGAGGTAGCGGTCATAGCAATCGCCGTTCACACCGGTCGGAATCTGGAAGTCGAATTCATCGTAGCATTCATAGGGCTGCGCACGGCGCAAATCCCACGCCAGGCCAGAGCCGCGGACCATCACGCCCGAGAAGCCCCAATCCTGGATGTCCTGTTCAGACACGATGCCGATGTCAGCGTTACGCTGTTTGAAGATCCGGTTTTCTGTCAGCAGCTGATCCACGTCGACCATGAAGCCCGACAGGAACTTGTGGGTCCATGCCTCGATATCATCAAGCAGCGCAGGCGGCAGATCCTGATGAACACCTCCGGGCCGGAAATAGGCCGCGTGAAGACGGGCACCGCAGGCGCGTTCGTAGAAGATCATCAGATCTTCGCGTTCTTCAAAGCCCCAAAGCGGCGGTGTCAGTGCACCTACGTCCATCGCCTGCGTGGTGACGTTCAGCAGGTGCGACAGGATGCGGCCGATCTCGGAATAGAGCACGCGGATCAGAGAGGCGCGACGGGGCACCTCGACGCCGGTCAGCTTTTCGATGGCCAGACACCAGGCGTGTTCCTGGTTCATCGGGGCCACGTAATCCAGCCGGTCGAAATACGGCAGGTTCTGCAGGTAGGTGCGGCTTTCCATCAGCTTTTCGGTGCCACGGTGCAGCAGGCCGATATGCGGATCGCAGCGTTCGACGATCTCGCCGTCGAGTTCGAGAACCAGACGCAGAACCCCGTGCGCCGCAGGGTGTTGCGGGCCGAAGTTGATGTTGAAGTTGCGGATCTTCTGCTCGCCGGTCAGGGCGTCTTCGAAACCTTTGGTGCCGTCCATCATTTACGCTCCAGCTCGGTCAGTTTGACGCCCATCCACCACAAAAGGGCGACGGTGCCCAAAGGCACGATACAGGCAACAGACCAGTATTTATTGATCCCGAAAAACGGCAACAGCTTGACCATCGGGATGATTGTGAGGGCAGACAGTATGAACCACCACATGCCCCCCATTATTTTGCCTCCGGCTTTTCATCGCCCGGCAGAATATATTCGGCCCCTTCCCAAGGCGACATAAAGTCGAACTGGCGATATTCCTGAACGAGGCTCACGGGTTCATAGACCACGCGCTTTTCGCTCTCGTCATAGCGGACTTCGGTATAGCCGGTGGTTGGGAAATCCTTACGCAGCGGGTAGCCGCGGAACCCGTAGTCGGTCAGCAGGCGACGCAGGTCGGGGTGGCCGGCAAAGATGATGCCGAACATGTCAAAGACCTCGCGTTCGAACCAGTTGGCCGACGGGTGGATATCGACGATCGAGGGGACCATATCCTCTTCGCGCGCGGCGACGCGCAAGCGGATGCGCTGGTTCTGGTACATCGACAGGAAATGATAGACGACATCAAAGCGTTTGGCGCGGCCCGGGTAATCCACCGCGGTGATATCCACCAGCGAGGAGAAACGGCAGGTCGCGTCGCTTTTGATAAATTCTACCAGACCGGGCAGATTGGCCTGGGTGACATCCATGTTCAGCTCGTCAAAGGCGATGTCCCAGCCGAGGATACAGTCGGGGCGTTTCGCTTCGATATACGCGCCAAGTTCGTTCAGTTGTTCTGACATATCAGCCCCTTAGCGAACAATTGTGCCGGTGCGGCGGATTTTGCGCTGCAGCTGCATGATACCATAAAGCAACGCCTCTGCCGTGGGGGGGCAGCCGGGCACATAGACATCGACAGGCACGACACGGTCACAGCCGCGCACCACGGAATAGCTGTAGTGGTAATAGCCGCCGCCATTGGCGCAGGACCCCATAGAAATCACATAGCGCGGTTCCGGCATCTGGTCATAGACCTTGCGCAATGCCGGTGCCATCTTGTTGGTCAACGTGCCCGCAACAATCATCAGGTCGGACTGACGCGGAGACGCGCGTGGCGCGGTACCAAAACGTTCCAGATCGTAGCGCGGCATCGAGGTGTGCATCATCTCGACGGCGCAGCAGGCCAGACCAAAAGTCATCCAGTGCAGCGAGCCGGTACGCGCCCAGTTAATGATGTCTTCGGTCGAGGTCAGCAGGAAACCTTTGTCCTGCAGTTCCTTATTCAGGTTCTGGGTGGCCACATCGCGGTCCATCCCGGCCACATTGGCCCCGGCGGCTGCTACTGCCATTCCAGTGCTCCCTTTTTCCACTCATATGCAAAGCCGGCTGTCAGCACGGCAAGAAAGACCATCATCGACCAGAAACCGGCCATGCTCACGTCCTGAAAGGCCACGGCCCAGGGGAAGAGGAAAGCGATTTCGAGGTCAAAGATGATGAACAGGATCGACACGAGGTAGAACCGCACATCAAATTTCATCCGGGCGTCATCAAAGGCGTTGAACCCGCATTCATAGGCCGACACTTTTTCAGGGTCCGGGTTGCGCACGGCCAGCACGACGGCGGCCAGGATCAAAACAATGCCAAGGACAATCGCCACGGCTAGAAAAAGTAGGATCGGCAGGTATTCCCGCATCATGTCGTCCAAGGGGAAGCTCCTTTTGCGTATGCGACGCGCCACGCGCCCTGTCAGCCAAACGGCACTATTGGCTTTGGTCGGTTTACTCCGCTGTCCGGTCAGGGTCAACCGAGCCCGCCATATTTGCGTCATCCTGTCGTGGGGCGCGGCACACCCTGCCCGCGCCCGCGTGATTGGCGCTATTTTTCCAGCAGATCGCAGCTCTCGCGCCAACTGTGCTGCGGCGCGAACCCCAGCAGGTCACGCGCCTTTTCGATGCTGAAGAATGTCTCGAACTGGCCCATATCGCGGGTCTGGCGCACGTCTTTATAGTAGCGCTCAATCAAGTCAGACGTTTGTGCGGCGACAGAGGTGTCGGCGTTGGCCACATTGAACACCTCGTACCCCAAGCCGTCGACCTCGAGACAGCGCTGCACCATCTGCCCCAGATCGCGGGCATCGATGTAGGCAAAGATATTGCGCCGACGTTGATCGGGGTCGTGAATGAAGCCGGGGAAAAGACTGGCGTATTCATGCGGTTCGATCACGTTGTTGATTCTCAACCCGTAGATGTCCGCGCCCGTGCGCGCCTGAAAGCTGCGCGCCGTCGCCTCGTTACAGACCTTGGACATGGCATAGCTGTCTTCGGGCACGGTCGGGTGGTCCTCATCGACGGGGATATAGTCAGGCTTGCGCTCCCCATGGGCAAAGCAGATGCCATAGGTCGTCTCGGATGAGGCAAAGATGATCTTGGGCACACCTGCTTTCACGGCAGCATCAATGACATGATAGGTGCCAAGCGTATTGACCCGAAACACCTCCGTATCCGACGTGATCAGAATGCGCGGCACGGCTGCGAAATGCACAACGGCGTCAACCCCCTGCGCGGCGGTGCCCTGATCCAGTTCGCCCAAGTTCATCAGACTATGCATCACATCATGCATCTGGCCCGCGTCGGTGATATCGGCGATGCGGTTGTCAACGCCGGGGTGATCCAGCGGCTGCTGATCCACGTTCAACACCTGATGCCCCTGCTCCAGCAGATAGGGGATCACATGCCGCCCCGCCTTGCCGCTGCCGCCGGTGAATAGAATACGCATGGGGGCCCCTCTTGCCGTTGATGTCGTGGCAAAGCCTAGAGCCTTGCCGCCCCGCTTCAACCCGTAATCCAGGACGCCTTGCGCTTGTCGAAGAAGGCACCGATTCCCTCGGCCGCCTCTTCGGTTTCCCAGCGGTCGGCCAATGCGGCGATGGTATGGTCCACGACCTGCGCGTCGATCCGCGGCCCCAGATCCCGCGCGAGCTGTTTCGCCGCTGCCACGGCCCCCGGCGCACAGGACAGATAGGGCACGACCTCGGCCTCGATCGCAGCGTCCAGCGCATCCGCCGGCACGGCACGGGCCAGCAACCCCAGATCGACCGCCTCTGCCGCGTCAAACAGACGGGCCGACATGAACACACGCCGCGCGCGCCCCTCGCCCATACGGGCCAGCACATAGGGGCCGATGGTGGCCGGAATGATCCCCAGCCGCGTCTCGGTGAACCCCATCTTCAACGTATCAACCCCGATCGCCACGTCACAGACCGAGGCCATGCCGACTCCGCCACCAAAAGCGTTGCCCTGCACCCGACCGATCAAGGGCTTGGGCAGCGCGTTCAGCGCGCCCAGCATCGCGGCCAGCTTGCCTGCCTCGGCCGAGCGTGTCGGCCCATCCATATCGCGCTGCGCCTGCATCCAGCCCAGATCACCGCCCGCGCAAAAGCTTTTGCCCGCGCCGGTCAGCACCACGACCCGCACAGCGTCATCAGCGGCCAAGGCGGCGGCGGCCCCGGTCAACTCCGCGATCATCTGCGCGGACATGGCGTTATGCTTTTCCTCGCGCGCCAACGTCAACGTCGCGACCCCGCGCGCGTCGGTCTCCAGCTTCAGTGTTTCGTACATCATCCTGCCCTCATCCGCCGCGCCTTCTCGGCGGCTTCTTCTATCACCGCCTGATCCAACCCGGTGTCATAGCCAAGCGCCGCCAGATGCGCGTTGACCTTTTCCGTAGCAACATTGCCCGCGGCCCCCGGCGCATAGGGGCACCCCCCCAAACCGCCTACGGCGGCATCGAACACCCGCACGCCCATGGACAGGGATGCATCAATATTGTCCATCGCCCGCCCGTTTGTATCATGGTAATGCCCGGCCAAACGCCCCACGGGCACCACATCGCGCACCGCCAGCAACATGCGCGCAATCGTATCCGGCGTGCCCGCCCCGATGGTATCCCCAAGCGAGACCTCATAGCAGCCCATAGAGAAAAGACGATCTGCCACATCCGCCACCTTGGAGGGCGCGACCGCCCCGTCATAGGGGCATTCCACCACGCAAGAGACATAGCCCCGCACTGGCATATCCACATGGCGTGCCTGCTCTAGGATCGGCGCGAAACGCTCGAACGCCTCCTCGATGCTGGCGTTGATATTCTTCTGGCTGAACCCCTCGCTGGCCGAGGCGAACACCGCGATTTCCCCCGCTTTGGCCGCGACCGCATCCTCGTAGCCCCGCATATTGGGGGTCAGCGCGGCATAACGCACCCCCTCGACCCGAGCAATCCCGCCCAGAACCTCACCCGATCCGGCCATCTGCGGCACCCATTTGGGGCTGACAAAGCTCGCCACCTCGATCCGGGAAAACCCCGCACGGCTCAGCAGGTCGACCAGCGCGATTTTCTCCGATACCGGAATTTCGCGCGCCTCGTTTTGCAGCCCGTCCCGTGGACCGACCTCGAATA contains:
- a CDS encoding NADH-quinone oxidoreductase subunit E — protein: MLRRLHPDQPTSFAFTPANQAWAEAQITKYPEGRQASAIIPLLWRAQEQEGWLSRPAIEHVSEMLGMAYIRGLEVATFYFMFQLQPVGEVAHFQICGTTSCMICGAEDLIEVCKERIAPKAHQISADGKFSWEEVECLGACSNAPMAQIGKDYYEDLTVDGFRAMIDEMAAGQVPVPGPQNGRYASEPLSGLTSLTDHDSGKTQYNASAQLAVDIGDTLKRIDGTEVPLTAPWQGKDGADSAGSDKEQPVARDDNMPPEGPDGAQGGRTAAEEDAPRDVGDASDQRSEAPGEADGTEAVGKPETGSVAPGDPAPAPKAPTAGTKKASVAKSAEANADAAATKPKTLDAPEGGAADDLKMIKGIGPKLEALVNKMGFYHFSQIADWGPNEVSWVDQNLEGFKGRVTRDNWVEQAKKLASGEETEFSSRATKDGIYNT
- a CDS encoding NADH-quinone oxidoreductase subunit D → MDGTKGFEDALTGEQKIRNFNINFGPQHPAAHGVLRLVLELDGEIVERCDPHIGLLHRGTEKLMESRTYLQNLPYFDRLDYVAPMNQEHAWCLAIEKLTGVEVPRRASLIRVLYSEIGRILSHLLNVTTQAMDVGALTPPLWGFEEREDLMIFYERACGARLHAAYFRPGGVHQDLPPALLDDIEAWTHKFLSGFMVDVDQLLTENRIFKQRNADIGIVSEQDIQDWGFSGVMVRGSGLAWDLRRAQPYECYDEFDFQIPTGVNGDCYDRYLVRMEEMRQSTYIIQQAIEKLRAPEGQGDVLARGKITPPSRTAMKTDMESLIHHFKLYTEGFHVPAGEVYCAVEAPKGEFGVYLVADGSNKPYRAKLRAPGYLHLQAMDYIAKGHQLADVAAIIGTMDIVFGEVDR
- a CDS encoding NADH-quinone oxidoreductase subunit C, which encodes MSEQLNELGAYIEAKRPDCILGWDIAFDELNMDVTQANLPGLVEFIKSDATCRFSSLVDITAVDYPGRAKRFDVVYHFLSMYQNQRIRLRVAAREEDMVPSIVDIHPSANWFEREVFDMFGIIFAGHPDLRRLLTDYGFRGYPLRKDFPTTGYTEVRYDESEKRVVYEPVSLVQEYRQFDFMSPWEGAEYILPGDEKPEAK
- a CDS encoding NuoB/complex I 20 kDa subunit family protein gives rise to the protein MAVAAAGANVAGMDRDVATQNLNKELQDKGFLLTSTEDIINWARTGSLHWMTFGLACCAVEMMHTSMPRYDLERFGTAPRASPRQSDLMIVAGTLTNKMAPALRKVYDQMPEPRYVISMGSCANGGGYYHYSYSVVRGCDRVVPVDVYVPGCPPTAEALLYGIMQLQRKIRRTGTIVR
- a CDS encoding NADH-quinone oxidoreductase subunit A → MDDMMREYLPILLFLAVAIVLGIVLILAAVVLAVRNPDPEKVSAYECGFNAFDDARMKFDVRFYLVSILFIIFDLEIAFLFPWAVAFQDVSMAGFWSMMVFLAVLTAGFAYEWKKGALEWQ
- a CDS encoding NAD-dependent epimerase/dehydratase family protein — encoded protein: MRILFTGGSGKAGRHVIPYLLEQGHQVLNVDQQPLDHPGVDNRIADITDAGQMHDVMHSLMNLGELDQGTAAQGVDAVVHFAAVPRILITSDTEVFRVNTLGTYHVIDAAVKAGVPKIIFASSETTYGICFAHGERKPDYIPVDEDHPTVPEDSYAMSKVCNEATARSFQARTGADIYGLRINNVIEPHEYASLFPGFIHDPDQRRRNIFAYIDARDLGQMVQRCLEVDGLGYEVFNVANADTSVAAQTSDLIERYYKDVRQTRDMGQFETFFSIEKARDLLGFAPQHSWRESCDLLEK
- a CDS encoding crotonase/enoyl-CoA hydratase family protein, which encodes MYETLKLETDARGVATLTLAREEKHNAMSAQMIAELTGAAAALAADDAVRVVVLTGAGKSFCAGGDLGWMQAQRDMDGPTRSAEAGKLAAMLGALNALPKPLIGRVQGNAFGGGVGMASVCDVAIGVDTLKMGFTETRLGIIPATIGPYVLARMGEGRARRVFMSARLFDAAEAVDLGLLARAVPADALDAAIEAEVVPYLSCAPGAVAAAKQLARDLGPRIDAQVVDHTIAALADRWETEEAAEGIGAFFDKRKASWITG
- a CDS encoding hydroxymethylglutaryl-CoA lyase, with translation MDKGFCEIFEVGPRDGLQNEAREIPVSEKIALVDLLSRAGFSRIEVASFVSPKWVPQMAGSGEVLGGIARVEGVRYAALTPNMRGYEDAVAAKAGEIAVFASASEGFSQKNINASIEEAFERFAPILEQARHVDMPVRGYVSCVVECPYDGAVAPSKVADVADRLFSMGCYEVSLGDTIGAGTPDTIARMLLAVRDVVPVGRLAGHYHDTNGRAMDNIDASLSMGVRVFDAAVGGLGGCPYAPGAAGNVATEKVNAHLAALGYDTGLDQAVIEEAAEKARRMRAG